The following coding sequences lie in one Myxococcus xanthus genomic window:
- a CDS encoding cupredoxin domain-containing protein has translation MKKSLMGLLAALPLIAAAPAVACDEHAKQSEHAGHGEHSAHGGTAKKAAAPAQKPASAPASKNGVQTVDLTVTPQGFEPSNVKVKAGQPVRLVVTRKTAKTCATEIVMADLGINKPLPMDTPVTVEFTPSKSGTLRYACAMDHISGLVTIQ, from the coding sequence ATGAAGAAGAGCCTGATGGGACTCCTTGCCGCACTCCCCCTGATTGCCGCGGCCCCCGCGGTCGCGTGTGACGAGCACGCCAAACAGAGCGAGCACGCCGGGCACGGCGAGCATTCCGCGCACGGAGGCACGGCCAAGAAGGCCGCTGCGCCCGCGCAGAAGCCCGCCTCGGCCCCGGCCTCCAAGAACGGCGTCCAGACCGTGGACCTCACGGTGACCCCCCAGGGCTTCGAGCCCTCGAACGTGAAGGTGAAGGCGGGGCAGCCCGTCCGCCTCGTGGTCACGCGCAAGACGGCCAAGACGTGCGCCACGGAAATCGTCATGGCCGACCTGGGCATCAACAAGCCGCTCCCCATGGACACGCCGGTGACCGTGGAGTTCACCCCCAGCAAGTCGGGCACGCTGCGCTACGCCTGCGCGATGGACCACATCAGCGGGCTCGTCACCATCCAGTAG
- a CDS encoding heavy metal translocating P-type ATPase — protein MNAVEAASSRSPAGALERMDLAVSGMTCAACARRVERTLSEVEGVQECSVNFATRRASVLFDARTTSVSALAHAVADAGYRAEVPQASTAEETDAAEERGLRRRLAVAVLFGLPVVVLAMSHGALDFTGSTWVQLGLTLPVMVYSGGPIFRAAWAALRHRSADMNVLVALGTGAAFIYSVVATVWPTFMVAGDHGGHGGHGAAPPIYFEAAAAVIAFVLLGRFLESRARTRAGDAIRRLQALAPSIATVLENGVEREVPLAEVRVGDRVVVRPGQSIPVDGSVVDGTSSVDESMLTGESLPVEKAAGAEVFAGTMNGTGRLVFRAAKVGSDTALQQIVQVVERAQGTKAPIARLADVVSGVFTPVVLLIAIATFAAWFVLAPEETRLTMALLNAVAVLVIACPCALGLATPAALMVGMGRGAQLGVLVKSAASLEGASRIDTVVLDKTGTLTQGRPAVVRVLAASGMTEEEVLTLAAAAESASEHPLARAVLSEASNRGLKVGTPESFTSTPGHGVEAQVGGRRVLVGSRRMLDGRGVSGSEDAERVLTTDGQTPVLVAVDGRWVGAIGIADPEREEAATVVQSLRSMGLHVVMLTGDHEGPAARVARALGIDRVFAGVLPSGKAHVVRTLQAEGRRVAMVGDGVNDAPALAEADLGVAMGTGTDVARDAAGVALLRSDLRGLPAALGLARTTMRVIRQNLFWAFLYNVLGIPVAAGLLYGLTGWLLSPMLASVAMSLSSVSVLLNSLRLRRLRLPAPQAA, from the coding sequence ATGAATGCCGTTGAAGCAGCCTCGTCCCGGTCTCCCGCGGGCGCCCTGGAGCGGATGGACCTCGCCGTGTCGGGTATGACGTGCGCCGCATGCGCGCGCCGCGTGGAGCGCACTCTGAGCGAGGTGGAGGGGGTCCAGGAGTGCAGCGTCAACTTCGCCACCCGCCGGGCCAGCGTACTCTTCGACGCTCGGACCACGTCCGTCAGTGCACTGGCCCATGCGGTGGCCGACGCCGGCTATCGCGCCGAGGTGCCGCAGGCTTCCACCGCCGAAGAGACGGACGCCGCGGAGGAGCGAGGGCTCCGGCGCCGGCTCGCCGTGGCCGTGCTCTTCGGCTTGCCGGTGGTCGTCCTGGCCATGTCCCACGGAGCGCTCGACTTCACCGGTTCCACCTGGGTGCAGCTCGGCCTGACGCTGCCAGTCATGGTGTACAGCGGTGGTCCCATCTTCCGGGCTGCGTGGGCCGCGTTGCGGCACAGGTCGGCCGACATGAACGTCCTGGTGGCGCTCGGGACCGGCGCGGCTTTCATCTACTCAGTGGTGGCCACCGTGTGGCCGACATTCATGGTCGCCGGGGACCACGGTGGTCATGGTGGGCACGGAGCCGCACCTCCCATCTACTTCGAGGCTGCGGCCGCGGTGATTGCCTTCGTGCTGCTCGGGCGCTTCCTGGAATCGCGAGCACGCACCCGGGCAGGGGATGCCATCCGGCGGCTTCAGGCGTTGGCCCCTTCCATCGCCACCGTGCTGGAGAATGGCGTCGAGCGAGAGGTTCCACTCGCCGAGGTGCGGGTGGGGGACCGTGTGGTGGTGCGTCCGGGGCAGTCCATCCCCGTCGATGGCTCCGTCGTGGACGGGACCTCCTCGGTGGACGAATCCATGCTCACGGGGGAAAGCCTGCCGGTGGAGAAGGCAGCGGGCGCGGAGGTCTTCGCCGGGACGATGAACGGCACGGGCCGCCTGGTCTTCCGCGCGGCCAAGGTGGGGAGTGACACCGCGCTCCAGCAGATTGTCCAGGTGGTGGAGCGGGCCCAGGGCACCAAGGCGCCCATCGCGCGCCTCGCGGACGTGGTGAGCGGCGTATTCACTCCGGTGGTGCTGCTCATCGCCATCGCCACGTTCGCGGCCTGGTTCGTCCTGGCCCCCGAGGAGACGCGCCTGACGATGGCCCTGCTCAACGCGGTGGCCGTACTGGTCATCGCTTGCCCGTGCGCCCTGGGCCTGGCCACGCCCGCGGCGCTCATGGTGGGGATGGGACGGGGTGCGCAGCTCGGAGTGCTGGTGAAGAGCGCCGCTTCGTTGGAAGGAGCGAGTCGTATCGACACCGTGGTGCTCGACAAGACGGGAACGCTGACCCAGGGGCGCCCGGCGGTGGTCCGCGTCCTCGCCGCGAGCGGCATGACGGAGGAGGAAGTGCTGACCCTCGCCGCCGCCGCCGAGTCGGCGAGCGAGCATCCGCTGGCCCGCGCTGTCCTGTCCGAGGCCTCCAACCGGGGCCTGAAGGTCGGAACGCCCGAGTCGTTCACCTCCACTCCGGGACATGGTGTGGAGGCCCAGGTTGGCGGGCGCAGGGTGCTCGTGGGCAGTCGTCGGATGCTGGACGGACGGGGCGTGTCCGGGAGCGAGGACGCCGAGCGTGTGCTCACGACGGACGGGCAGACGCCCGTGCTCGTCGCGGTGGACGGGCGCTGGGTCGGTGCCATCGGCATCGCGGATCCGGAGCGGGAGGAGGCCGCCACGGTGGTCCAGTCCCTGCGGAGCATGGGGCTTCACGTGGTGATGCTCACGGGCGACCATGAGGGACCGGCCGCACGGGTGGCGCGCGCTCTCGGCATCGACCGGGTCTTCGCTGGTGTACTGCCGTCCGGCAAGGCGCACGTGGTGCGTACGCTCCAGGCGGAGGGACGGCGCGTGGCCATGGTGGGGGATGGCGTCAACGACGCGCCGGCCTTGGCGGAGGCGGACCTCGGAGTTGCCATGGGGACGGGGACGGACGTGGCCCGGGATGCCGCGGGCGTCGCGTTGCTGCGCTCCGATTTGCGAGGACTGCCGGCGGCACTCGGACTGGCTCGCACCACGATGCGGGTCATCCGACAGAACCTGTTCTGGGCTTTCCTCTACAACGTGCTGGGCATCCCGGTAGCGGCGGGGTTGCTCTACGGCCTGACAGGATGGCTGTTGTCACCGATGCTGGCGAGCGTGGCCATGTCCCTGTCGAGTGTGTCGGTGCTGCTCAACAGCCTGCGTCTGCGGCGCCTGCGCCTGCCAGCGCCCCAGGCGGCCTGA
- a CDS encoding cupredoxin domain-containing protein, translating to MLDSIEVGVVSGSVLAAAATVLFFFGPRQRTRARSEVGGAQEVDLMVDGGYRPDRIVVRAGVPVKLNVLRTDRSACSEQLVLGDLGVSRTLPTGRVVTIELPALTPGAYDFTCGMSMLRGRLIAEV from the coding sequence ATGTTGGATTCTATCGAAGTGGGAGTCGTCTCTGGCAGCGTGCTGGCCGCGGCGGCCACCGTCCTGTTCTTCTTCGGCCCGCGCCAGCGCACCCGGGCCCGGAGCGAGGTCGGCGGCGCGCAGGAAGTGGACCTGATGGTGGACGGCGGCTACCGCCCCGACCGCATCGTGGTGCGCGCGGGCGTGCCGGTGAAGCTCAATGTCCTGCGCACGGACCGCTCCGCGTGCTCGGAGCAGCTCGTGCTCGGCGACCTCGGCGTCTCGCGCACCCTGCCCACCGGGCGCGTGGTGACCATCGAGCTGCCCGCGCTCACGCCCGGCGCGTACGACTTCACCTGCGGCATGAGCATGCTGCGCGGCCGCCTCATCGCAGAGGTCTGA
- a CDS encoding TolC family protein produces the protein MKTWSSSRWKRPAAGTLVASMLTLGGCVTVPLANDARDVHTTLGARWMPGGPVVGLTSEALRGEDADAAVRALLAQPLTADTAVRIALLNNRDLRAAMHELGVATGNLVQMSLPPNPEVELEMRKPTRGGQPLQGDIGLEYDLSELILLPQRRGVAQAERTAARALTAGEVLHLAYRTRLGFYEVQARHQQLELRNRALQVAQAGYGTAVELEKAGNVRALEVATERSAVESARLAVAEAENALLDSREALNVLLGLFGPRTQWTVDSPLADPVNDLDSGEGLEARAIEASLDLAELRGRMEAADRRHGLARTEGFLPHLSGGFHGEKDEDRWEMGAHLTVGLPLFDRKQGVRMAALSSRESLKARYEATATAIRASLRQARGRVESTGRRARHVRDVLLPARRQVLDETVLQYNAMQVGVFEVLRAQAAVTDAASTYVETLLDHHRARSALEQLLAGRHQGLELGSIRVSSMSASSGAAAAADAH, from the coding sequence ATGAAGACCTGGTCATCGTCACGCTGGAAGCGGCCCGCTGCGGGCACCCTCGTGGCATCCATGCTCACATTGGGGGGATGCGTCACCGTTCCCCTGGCGAATGATGCGCGTGACGTGCACACGACGCTCGGCGCTCGTTGGATGCCTGGGGGCCCGGTCGTCGGGCTCACCAGCGAGGCCCTCCGGGGAGAGGACGCGGACGCGGCCGTGCGGGCGCTGCTGGCCCAGCCGCTCACCGCCGACACGGCCGTCCGCATCGCCCTGCTGAACAACCGCGACCTGCGCGCCGCGATGCACGAACTGGGCGTCGCCACTGGCAACCTGGTGCAGATGAGCCTTCCTCCCAATCCAGAGGTAGAGCTGGAGATGCGAAAGCCCACCCGTGGCGGGCAGCCCCTGCAAGGGGACATCGGGCTCGAGTACGACCTGTCCGAGCTCATCCTCCTGCCGCAGCGTCGCGGGGTGGCCCAGGCCGAGCGCACGGCCGCGCGCGCACTCACGGCGGGCGAGGTGCTGCACCTGGCCTACCGCACGCGCCTGGGCTTCTACGAGGTCCAGGCCCGGCACCAGCAACTGGAGCTGCGCAACCGGGCTCTGCAAGTCGCACAGGCGGGCTACGGCACGGCGGTGGAGCTGGAGAAGGCGGGCAACGTCCGCGCGCTGGAGGTGGCCACCGAGCGCTCCGCCGTGGAGTCCGCGCGCCTGGCCGTGGCCGAAGCCGAGAACGCCCTGCTGGACTCGCGCGAGGCCCTCAACGTGTTGCTGGGCCTCTTCGGTCCCCGCACGCAGTGGACGGTGGATTCGCCGCTGGCCGACCCCGTCAACGACCTGGATTCGGGGGAGGGGCTGGAGGCGCGCGCCATCGAGGCGAGCCTCGACCTGGCCGAGCTGCGCGGCCGGATGGAGGCCGCCGACCGGCGCCACGGGCTCGCGCGGACGGAGGGTTTCCTGCCCCACCTGTCTGGCGGCTTCCACGGCGAGAAGGACGAGGACCGGTGGGAGATGGGGGCGCACCTCACGGTGGGGCTGCCGCTGTTCGACCGCAAGCAGGGCGTGCGCATGGCGGCCCTTTCTTCGCGCGAGTCCCTGAAGGCCCGTTACGAGGCCACGGCCACCGCCATCCGCGCCTCGCTGCGCCAGGCCCGCGGCCGAGTGGAGTCCACGGGGCGACGAGCGCGGCACGTCCGTGACGTGCTCCTTCCGGCCCGGCGCCAGGTGCTCGACGAGACGGTGCTCCAGTACAACGCCATGCAGGTGGGCGTCTTCGAGGTGCTGCGTGCCCAGGCCGCCGTGACGGACGCGGCCAGCACCTACGTGGAGACGCTGCTCGACCACCACCGCGCCCGCTCAGCGCTGGAGCAACTCCTGGCGGGCCGTCACCAAGGCTTGGAGCTGGGCTCCATCCGCGTTTCGTCGATGAGCGCGAGCTCCGGTGCGGCCGCCGCGGCGGACGCGCACTGA
- a CDS encoding multicopper oxidase family protein, with protein sequence MDRRQFIQLGALAGGTLVASHALAQGQSHAVPSAPVSARARTPSIVAPGGQVAVTTPNGSTLPWRKVGGVKVGHLVAMPVKHTFAPGLEVEAWGYNGSTPGPTIEAVEGDRLRIYVTNRLPEPTTVHWHGLIIPNGMDGVSGLNQRPIAPGETFAYEFTLNQPGTYMYHPHYDEMTQMALGMMGMFIVHPKRPRGPRVVRDFALMTHEWKVLPGMRRPDPNAMSDFNVLTFNSKAFPATEPLVIGRGERVRIRLGNLSAMDHHPIHLHGLSFEMTGTDGGFVPESARYPETSILVPVGSTRVIEFVADEPGDWAMHCHMTHHVMNQMGHAAPVTLGADARAIDRRVQALVPGYMTMGQDGMGGMEEMGMPMPANSIPMKGGKGPFGPIDMGGMFTLLKVRENPDTEDGSGWYVHPKGTVADKADPVRMDADGINPDVRFG encoded by the coding sequence ATGGACCGCAGGCAGTTCATTCAGCTCGGCGCACTCGCTGGGGGCACGCTGGTCGCAAGCCACGCCCTCGCGCAAGGACAGTCCCACGCCGTGCCCTCCGCTCCCGTCAGCGCACGCGCCAGGACGCCGAGCATCGTCGCTCCGGGCGGGCAGGTGGCCGTCACCACGCCCAACGGCTCCACGCTGCCCTGGAGGAAGGTGGGTGGAGTGAAGGTGGGCCACCTGGTGGCCATGCCTGTGAAGCACACCTTCGCCCCTGGGCTGGAGGTGGAAGCGTGGGGCTACAACGGCTCGACGCCGGGGCCCACCATCGAGGCGGTGGAGGGAGACCGCCTTCGCATCTACGTCACCAACCGGCTGCCCGAGCCGACCACCGTGCACTGGCACGGGCTCATCATTCCCAATGGCATGGATGGCGTGTCCGGGCTGAACCAGCGCCCCATCGCCCCCGGAGAAACCTTCGCCTACGAGTTCACGCTGAACCAGCCGGGCACGTACATGTATCACCCGCACTACGACGAGATGACCCAGATGGCGCTGGGGATGATGGGCATGTTCATCGTCCATCCGAAGCGTCCGCGCGGCCCGAGAGTGGTCCGCGACTTCGCGCTGATGACGCACGAGTGGAAGGTGCTTCCAGGCATGCGCCGGCCGGACCCCAACGCGATGAGCGACTTCAATGTCCTCACGTTCAACTCCAAGGCCTTCCCGGCCACCGAGCCGCTCGTCATCGGACGCGGGGAGCGGGTGCGCATCCGCCTGGGGAATCTGTCCGCCATGGACCACCACCCCATTCACCTGCACGGCCTGTCCTTCGAAATGACGGGGACGGATGGGGGCTTCGTCCCCGAGTCCGCCCGCTACCCGGAAACCTCGATCCTGGTGCCGGTGGGGAGCACCCGGGTCATCGAGTTCGTCGCGGACGAGCCGGGTGATTGGGCCATGCACTGCCACATGACCCACCACGTGATGAACCAGATGGGACACGCGGCTCCGGTGACGCTGGGCGCTGACGCACGGGCCATCGACCGGCGGGTGCAGGCGCTGGTGCCGGGGTACATGACGATGGGGCAGGATGGCATGGGCGGCATGGAAGAGATGGGCATGCCAATGCCGGCCAACAGCATTCCCATGAAGGGCGGCAAGGGGCCCTTCGGCCCCATCGACATGGGCGGCATGTTCACGCTCCTCAAGGTGCGCGAGAACCCGGACACCGAGGATGGAAGCGGCTGGTACGTGCACCCGAAGGGGACGGTGGCGGACAAGGCCGACCCGGTGCGCATGGACGCGGACGGCATCAATCCGGACGTGCGCTTTGGTTGA
- a CDS encoding RNA polymerase sigma factor, translating into MSDMNQGADAETDGAVRPLSADVISSLVENHREFLRFLERRVGSRAVAEDILQDAFVRGMGKAETLREDESLTAWFYSVLRNAVIDHYRRRGTTERALASLASELEEGHAPEAELAQAVCQCVGRLAGTLKPEYAEALRRVEVEGVSVQAFALEAGITSNNAAVRLHRARKALKKQLEVSCGTCASHGCLDCTCGTQGAEKKAGGCGSATA; encoded by the coding sequence ATGAGTGACATGAATCAGGGAGCGGACGCGGAGACCGATGGCGCGGTGCGGCCTCTGTCCGCCGACGTCATTTCCAGTCTGGTGGAGAACCACCGGGAGTTCTTGCGCTTTCTCGAGCGGCGGGTTGGGAGCCGCGCGGTGGCGGAGGACATCCTTCAGGATGCGTTCGTCCGCGGCATGGGCAAGGCGGAGACGCTCCGCGAAGATGAGTCGCTGACGGCATGGTTCTACAGCGTGCTGCGCAACGCGGTCATCGACCATTACCGGCGTCGTGGCACGACGGAGCGCGCGCTGGCTTCGCTGGCCAGCGAGCTCGAGGAGGGCCATGCACCGGAAGCGGAACTGGCGCAGGCTGTTTGCCAGTGCGTGGGCCGACTGGCCGGCACCCTCAAGCCCGAGTATGCCGAGGCGCTGCGGCGTGTGGAGGTGGAGGGCGTCAGCGTCCAGGCTTTCGCTCTGGAGGCGGGCATCACCTCCAACAACGCGGCGGTGCGATTGCACCGTGCTCGCAAGGCGCTCAAGAAACAGTTGGAGGTTTCTTGCGGTACGTGCGCCTCGCACGGCTGTCTGGACTGTACGTGTGGGACGCAGGGCGCCGAGAAGAAGGCCGGGGGTTGCGGGAGCGCGACGGCATGA
- a CDS encoding heavy-metal-associated domain-containing protein: MNPNDETLLKVEGMSCRSCVSHINTALREVEGVQDVNVRFEHGQVLVKHDAAAANVNTLIEALREAGYESAPTA; the protein is encoded by the coding sequence ATGAACCCGAATGATGAGACCCTCCTGAAGGTCGAGGGAATGTCCTGCCGGTCCTGCGTCAGCCACATCAACACCGCGCTGCGTGAAGTCGAAGGCGTGCAGGACGTAAACGTGCGGTTCGAGCACGGCCAGGTACTCGTGAAACACGACGCCGCGGCCGCGAACGTCAACACCCTCATCGAGGCACTCCGCGAGGCCGGGTACGAGTCCGCCCCCACCGCATGA
- a CDS encoding heavy metal-binding domain-containing protein, translating to MGHSHRGASSDGGVVVYTCPMHPEVQSNKPGRCPKCGMALVPEKPGDTEVRDAGSPGAAPADHDHAPGHGGHP from the coding sequence ATGGGGCACTCCCATCGCGGTGCATCCTCGGATGGAGGCGTTGTCGTCTACACGTGCCCCATGCACCCTGAAGTGCAGTCCAACAAGCCAGGAAGGTGCCCGAAGTGCGGTATGGCGCTGGTTCCGGAGAAGCCTGGAGACACGGAGGTAAGGGACGCAGGGTCACCCGGCGCTGCACCGGCCGACCATGACCACGCCCCCGGGCACGGAGGGCATCCGTGA
- a CDS encoding TolC family protein: MRLSLLVGAALLAGGCASIQKERGHAEVAALVEERLGRKTRWNQGTPEDAEVARHLDALLKEDLTSDHSVEVALLNNPALQATYEDLGVSQADMVQAGLLSNPTLDGSIGFPISGRGVSEHEVSLVQDFVDLFTLPLRKRVAREQFMADTLRVAHEALATAAKVRKAFSEVQALQQLMELRRMALQAAVAAADLSARLRTAGNITELELASEQAAAEGARLELAESELALVEAREHLNRLMGLWGPRTQWTLSEKLPPLPDQEVSLAHLESLAIRQRLDIDAARKQAMLLWNTLELARSARFFGRVEVGVHEHRDADGPRLFGPTLSLELPIFDQRQALIARLEAQHRQGERRLMELSINTRSEVRAARARLLALRMVADRYRRVVLPLREKVVEQSQLQYNAMQIGLFQLLSAKREQVEAYQGYIEAVRDYWMARADLEQLVGGRLREGSEAPTPSPSQPSQHVPPGPPGPPAQPAQPGTPTGHGQDVTHGTESPHEHPHD, translated from the coding sequence GTGAGGCTGTCTTTGCTCGTGGGCGCGGCACTGCTGGCAGGAGGTTGCGCGTCCATCCAGAAGGAGCGGGGCCACGCGGAGGTCGCGGCGCTCGTCGAGGAGCGGCTGGGCCGCAAGACGCGCTGGAACCAGGGCACTCCGGAGGACGCCGAGGTCGCGCGCCATCTCGACGCGCTCCTGAAGGAGGACCTCACCTCGGACCATTCGGTGGAGGTGGCCCTGCTCAACAATCCGGCGCTCCAGGCCACCTACGAGGACCTGGGCGTCTCGCAGGCCGACATGGTTCAGGCCGGCCTGCTCTCCAACCCGACTTTGGACGGGAGCATCGGCTTTCCCATTTCCGGGCGTGGCGTGTCAGAGCACGAGGTCTCGCTGGTGCAGGACTTCGTGGACCTCTTCACGCTGCCCCTGCGCAAGCGCGTCGCCCGGGAGCAGTTCATGGCGGACACGCTACGGGTGGCGCACGAGGCGCTGGCCACCGCGGCCAAGGTGCGCAAGGCCTTCAGCGAGGTGCAGGCCCTCCAACAGCTCATGGAGCTGCGCCGCATGGCGCTCCAGGCAGCCGTGGCGGCGGCGGACCTCTCCGCCCGGCTGCGCACCGCGGGCAACATCACCGAGCTGGAGCTTGCGAGTGAACAAGCCGCCGCCGAGGGAGCCCGGCTCGAGCTGGCGGAGAGTGAACTCGCCTTGGTGGAGGCTCGGGAGCACCTCAACCGCCTCATGGGGCTGTGGGGGCCCCGTACGCAATGGACTCTCTCCGAGAAGCTTCCTCCGTTGCCTGACCAGGAGGTCTCACTGGCGCACCTGGAGTCGCTCGCCATCCGTCAACGGCTGGACATCGACGCCGCCCGAAAGCAGGCCATGCTGCTCTGGAATACGCTGGAGCTCGCGCGGAGTGCTCGCTTCTTCGGGCGCGTGGAAGTGGGCGTTCACGAGCACCGGGACGCGGACGGCCCCAGGCTCTTTGGCCCGACCCTGTCTCTGGAGTTGCCCATCTTCGACCAGCGCCAGGCCCTCATCGCCCGGCTGGAAGCTCAGCACCGCCAGGGTGAGCGGCGGCTGATGGAGCTGTCCATCAACACCCGCTCGGAAGTGCGCGCCGCCCGCGCCCGGCTGCTGGCGCTTCGCATGGTGGCCGACCGTTACCGGCGAGTGGTGTTGCCCCTTCGTGAGAAGGTCGTGGAGCAGTCGCAGCTCCAGTACAACGCCATGCAGATAGGCCTCTTTCAACTGCTCTCCGCCAAGCGCGAGCAGGTGGAGGCGTATCAGGGCTACATCGAGGCCGTCCGCGACTACTGGATGGCGCGGGCCGACCTTGAGCAACTCGTGGGTGGCCGGCTGCGGGAGGGCAGCGAGGCACCCACGCCATCGCCCTCGCAGCCGTCCCAGCACGTACCACCTGGGCCGCCCGGCCCACCCGCGCAGCCAGCACAACCCGGGACACCCACCGGGCACGGACAGGACGTCACCCATGGCACGGAGAGCCCCCATGAGCACCCGCACGACTGA
- a CDS encoding copper oxidase, whose translation MPDRDYRPVVVPNGSKLPWKVVDNVKVFHLVAEEVEHEFAPGLKAFCWGYNGRVHGPTIEAVEGDRVRIYVTNRLPAATTVHWHGLLLPSGMDGVGGLSQKSIAPGETFRYEFTLRQASTNMYHSHHDEMTQIGLGMTGMFIIHPRRPVGPRVDRDFVILLHEWRIDVGTERPNPNEMTDFNVLTMNAKAFPGTEPLVVRQGERVRIRLGNLSPQNHHPIHLHGFHFHITETDGGRVPESAQHPEGTVLVPVGSTRVIEFVADVPGDWAMHCHMTHHMMNQMGHEFPNMIGVKPGGLDARVRTLLPGYMTMGQTGMAEMGEMGMPVPPNSIPMLGAQGKHDYITAGGMFTVLKVRARLESYADPGWYDNPPGTLAVAATSDELRRDGIDVNAPALVNPGAPA comes from the coding sequence ATGCCCGACCGGGACTACCGGCCCGTGGTGGTGCCCAATGGCTCCAAGCTGCCGTGGAAGGTCGTGGACAACGTGAAGGTCTTCCACCTGGTGGCCGAGGAGGTGGAGCATGAGTTTGCCCCGGGACTGAAAGCCTTCTGCTGGGGCTACAACGGCCGAGTCCACGGGCCCACCATCGAAGCGGTGGAGGGTGACCGGGTGCGCATCTACGTCACGAACCGGCTACCCGCGGCCACCACCGTCCACTGGCACGGACTCCTGCTTCCCAGCGGTATGGATGGCGTGGGCGGCCTCAGCCAGAAGTCCATCGCTCCAGGCGAGACGTTTCGGTACGAGTTCACCCTGCGCCAGGCGAGTACGAACATGTACCACTCGCACCATGACGAGATGACGCAGATTGGCCTCGGGATGACGGGCATGTTCATCATCCACCCGCGCCGACCCGTGGGGCCCCGCGTCGACAGGGACTTCGTCATCCTCCTGCATGAATGGCGCATCGATGTCGGCACCGAGCGGCCCAATCCGAATGAGATGACGGACTTCAACGTGCTCACCATGAACGCGAAGGCGTTCCCGGGCACGGAGCCGCTCGTGGTGCGCCAGGGCGAGCGGGTGCGCATCCGGCTGGGCAACCTGAGCCCGCAGAACCATCACCCCATCCACCTGCACGGCTTCCACTTCCATATCACCGAGACGGATGGCGGGCGCGTCCCCGAGTCCGCGCAGCATCCGGAGGGAACGGTGCTCGTCCCCGTGGGCAGCACACGCGTCATCGAGTTCGTGGCGGACGTGCCCGGGGACTGGGCCATGCACTGTCACATGACGCACCACATGATGAATCAGATGGGCCATGAGTTCCCCAATATGATTGGCGTGAAGCCGGGGGGCCTGGACGCGAGGGTTCGCACGCTGCTACCGGGCTACATGACGATGGGCCAGACGGGGATGGCGGAGATGGGCGAGATGGGGATGCCCGTTCCGCCCAACTCCATTCCCATGCTGGGGGCCCAGGGCAAGCACGATTACATAACGGCGGGGGGCATGTTCACCGTGCTCAAGGTTCGCGCACGGTTGGAGAGCTACGCGGACCCAGGCTGGTACGACAACCCGCCCGGCACGCTGGCCGTGGCGGCCACCTCGGACGAGCTGCGCCGGGACGGTATCGACGTGAATGCCCCGGCCCTGGTCAATCCCGGCGCACCGGCCTGA